Below is a genomic region from Deltaproteobacteria bacterium.
GACTCATCAACGCCCTGGAAATCACGGGCAAGGACATTTCGAAGGTGCGTATCGTCGTCTCCGGCGCGGGCGCGGCGGCCATTTCCTGCACCCGACTTTATGTCGCCTTGGGCATTCTCCCCGAAAACGTGGCCATGTTCGACTCTCGCGGTCACCTGCATCAGGGCCGCACGGACTTGAACGCCCAGAAAAAGGAATTCGCCACCAAAAAGGCCTACGCCTCCCTGGCCGAAGCCATGGTTGGCGCGGACATGTTCCTGGGCCTGTCCACGGCGGGCGTGGTCAGCCAGGACATGGTCAAAAGCATGGGTGCGCACCCGATCATTTTTGCCTGCGCCAACCCCAATCCCGAAATCACCTATACTGATGCCAAGGCCGCGCGTCCCGACGCCATCATGGGCACGGGCCGTTCAGACTTCCCGAATCAGATCAATAATGTTTTGGGATTCCCCTTCATTTTCCGCGGCGCCCTCGACGTCATGGCCACGGGAATCAACGAAGAAATGAAGCTGGCCGCGGCCAAGGCCCTGGCCGCCCTGGCCAAGGAGCCGGTGCCGGACTACGTGGTCAAGGCTTACGGCGTGGACAAACTGGAATTCGGCATCGACTACATCATCCCCAAACCCGTTGACCTGCGTTTGATCGAATTCGAATCCGCCGCCGTGGCCCAGGCCGCCATGGATACCGGCGTGGCCAGGAAGCCCATCACCGACATGAACGCCTACCGCGCCAGCCTTCGCGAGCGCATCGCCGCCTCCCGTAAGCGCCTGGACGCCTTTGTGCAGACCTATCCGCAGATATTCTAGGCGGATCCTGGACGAACAACAAAACCGCCCTGTCAGCAGATGCTGGCGGGGCGGTTTTTCGTTTTGGTGGCGGTCATCCACCGGTTTGGGTCGTGATCCGCGCGGCTGTTGGCGCCTCGCGTCGAGGCGGCGGCCGTTGTGGTCACGCATCCCGTGGCAGACGTGACCGCGTTGCCCTGGGCCCGCATCCGCCCGTAACAGATCATGCATCCAGCCCGCCTGTTTGGAGCGGGGAGCTTGAACCCGACAGGATGCACACCATGGGATTGCACGTCCATCTGCGCAAGCGCTTGCCTCAT
It encodes:
- a CDS encoding malate dehydrogenase, translated to SPGVAESCLAIAKDKELSYKYTGRGNLVAVVSNGTAVLGLGNIGPHAGKPVMEGKGLLFKIFADVDVYDINLDVTDPDKFCEIVKALEPTFGGINLEDIKSPECFYIENKLKKEMGIPVFHDDQHGTAIISAAGLINALEITGKDISKVRIVVSGAGAAAISCTRLYVALGILPENVAMFDSRGHLHQGRTDLNAQKKEFATKKAYASLAEAMVGADMFLGLSTAGVVSQDMVKSMGAHPIIFACANPNPEITYTDAKAARPDAIMGTGRSDFPNQINNVLGFPFIFRGALDVMATGINEEMKLAAAKALAALAKEPVPDYVVKAYGVDKLEFGIDYIIPKPVDLRLIEFESAAVAQAAMDTGVARKPITDMNAYRASLRERIAASRKRLDAFVQTYPQIF